A DNA window from Pontiella agarivorans contains the following coding sequences:
- a CDS encoding DNA cytosine methyltransferase encodes MKYKLAELFCGPGGLGSAAKKSIVKTKSGNVFSIDPIWANDIDRDTCDTYLKNIHGIDPDEPLKKKDEQVICGDVRKVDFEQDVPDFDALAFGFPCNDFSIVGEQKGVDGSYGPLYTNGVKAINAKNPDWFLAENVGGLRNANDGQAFIKILCDLIEAGKGYNLSAHLYKFEKYGVPQTRHRVIIIGIRKDLEKKFIVPAITTESPVSAKEALESPPIPEDAPNQELTRQSTAVVERLKMLPPDKNAWFIDELRTLDDDSSGKEALVSFYKNHPEIIAKVPDVDFSDNQSIREKLDAVRLNVKSARMSQIYRRLDPSRPAYTITGSGGGGTHGYHWAKDRALTNRERARIQTFDDDHFFCGSKESIRKQIGMAVPPKGAKVIFEAVLKTMAGESYSEVKGGSNIGDFETVDEVLEKMGSSTIESVARDIT; translated from the coding sequence ATGAAATATAAACTAGCTGAATTATTCTGCGGCCCTGGGGGTTTAGGCTCCGCCGCTAAAAAATCTATTGTAAAAACGAAATCGGGCAATGTGTTTTCTATTGATCCGATCTGGGCCAACGATATTGACCGGGATACTTGCGATACCTACCTGAAAAATATCCACGGTATTGATCCCGATGAACCTCTGAAAAAGAAAGACGAGCAGGTAATATGCGGTGATGTCCGGAAGGTTGATTTTGAGCAGGATGTGCCGGACTTTGATGCGCTGGCTTTCGGCTTTCCCTGTAACGACTTCAGCATTGTTGGAGAGCAGAAAGGTGTTGATGGTTCATATGGACCGCTGTACACCAACGGAGTTAAGGCTATAAATGCCAAAAACCCCGATTGGTTTTTAGCCGAAAATGTCGGAGGCTTGCGGAACGCGAACGACGGTCAGGCTTTTATAAAAATTCTCTGTGATTTGATTGAAGCCGGCAAGGGTTACAATTTAAGCGCGCACCTGTACAAATTTGAAAAATATGGGGTTCCGCAAACCCGGCACAGGGTAATCATCATTGGAATTCGAAAGGATTTGGAAAAAAAATTCATAGTTCCGGCAATCACAACCGAATCTCCTGTTAGTGCCAAGGAAGCATTAGAATCCCCTCCGATCCCTGAGGATGCCCCAAACCAGGAGCTGACCAGACAATCCACCGCTGTTGTGGAACGATTGAAAATGCTGCCTCCAGACAAAAATGCATGGTTTATTGATGAACTGCGTACTTTGGATGATGATTCATCCGGAAAAGAAGCGTTGGTATCTTTTTATAAAAATCATCCGGAAATTATAGCAAAGGTTCCGGATGTGGATTTCAGTGATAATCAGTCCATACGGGAAAAACTTGACGCGGTAAGATTGAATGTAAAGTCGGCGCGAATGAGTCAGATATACCGGCGTTTGGATCCCTCCCGCCCTGCATACACGATTACCGGAAGTGGCGGCGGTGGAACACATGGTTATCATTGGGCCAAAGACAGAGCTCTTACCAACCGTGAAAGAGCCCGTATTCAAACATTTGATGATGATCATTTCTTCTGTGGTTCAAAGGAGAGCATAAGAAAGCAAATCGGAATGGCCGTGCCGCCTAAAGGGGCGAAGGTTATTTTCGAGGCGGTTCTGAAAACAATGGCCGGCGAGTCATATAGTGAAGTCAAAGGCGGTAGCAATATTGGCGATTTTGAGACAGTGGATGAAGTCCTTGAAAAAATGGGATCTTCGACGATTGAGTCAGTTGCGCGTGATATAACGTGA
- a CDS encoding ArsR/SmtB family transcription factor, translating into MKAKEKNLYEAKAKVLKALAHPTRLWMAEQLSAGEMCVCEFVDQIEADFSTISKHLSVLKQAGIVQDEKRGKQVYYTLKVPCVLNFMSCVEAVLENNAKEQAELVS; encoded by the coding sequence ATGAAGGCAAAAGAGAAAAATCTGTATGAGGCGAAGGCGAAGGTGCTGAAGGCGCTGGCGCATCCGACGCGGCTGTGGATGGCGGAGCAGCTGTCGGCCGGGGAGATGTGCGTGTGCGAATTTGTGGATCAGATCGAGGCGGACTTTTCGACGATCTCGAAGCATCTGTCGGTGCTGAAGCAGGCGGGCATTGTGCAGGATGAGAAGCGCGGCAAGCAGGTTTATTATACCCTCAAGGTTCCGTGTGTGCTGAATTTTATGAGCTGCGTGGAAGCTGTTCTGGAGAACAACGCCAAAGAGCAGGCGGAGCTGGTTAGTTAA
- a CDS encoding DUF547 domain-containing protein, with protein MKRGFIFILLAVWVGALPAQELNAVLRRHVVNGRIDYAALKADPAPLKRYLESAGAVSESEFRSWGEKRQLAFLINLYNAATLQLIVDHYPVKSIKDIGNWFKGPWDQPVVPRFGKILTLNQLEHEIIRPQYPDPRIHMALVCAAKGCPVLRAEAYTAERLDEQLDDQSRAYLATPAGLVVDREKGTSSISSIFKWYSDDFASVPAFVETYSGQTIQGLKIRYLDYDWSLNEKRE; from the coding sequence ATGAAACGAGGATTCATCTTTATTCTGCTCGCAGTCTGGGTCGGCGCCTTGCCGGCACAGGAACTCAATGCAGTACTGAGAAGGCATGTGGTCAACGGGCGGATCGACTATGCCGCGCTGAAGGCCGATCCGGCTCCATTGAAGAGGTATCTTGAGTCCGCCGGGGCGGTATCGGAATCGGAATTCAGGTCGTGGGGCGAAAAGCGGCAGCTGGCCTTTCTGATCAATCTCTACAACGCCGCAACCCTTCAACTGATCGTCGATCATTATCCGGTGAAGTCCATCAAGGACATCGGTAACTGGTTCAAGGGGCCGTGGGATCAGCCGGTGGTTCCAAGGTTTGGAAAAATCCTTACGCTCAATCAACTGGAGCATGAAATTATTCGTCCGCAATATCCCGACCCGCGCATCCACATGGCGCTGGTCTGCGCCGCCAAAGGCTGCCCGGTTCTCCGCGCGGAGGCGTACACCGCCGAGCGGCTGGATGAGCAGCTCGATGATCAGTCGCGCGCCTATCTTGCCACGCCGGCCGGATTGGTGGTCGACCGTGAAAAGGGCACCTCATCAATCTCGTCGATTTTCAAATGGTACAGCGACGACTTTGCTTCGGTCCCGGCTTTTGTCGAAACCTACAGCGGGCAGACGATTCAGGGATTGAAAATCAGGTATCTTGATTATGACTGGTCGCTGAACGAAAAGAGGGAATAA
- a CDS encoding permease, translating to MFQWLDNLVTKMVEGWFGLAMDSQLGGSVHFFFYDTVKILILLSLMIFGISYLRTFFQPQKTKVMLEKINGPKAHVAASLLGIITPFCSCSSVPIFIGFIEAGIPLGITFSFLVTSPIVNEAAFAVLWAAFGWKVAVAYAVMGVLIGVVSGMIIGRFKPENHLEPEVFTGEGFNKTRPDMTQKERLAFAGEHVWDILKKIWLYLLIGIGIGAAIHGWAPENILAKYAGSDNPLSVVIAVAAGVPLYANAIGTIPIAEALIGKGVGLGTALAFMMAVTALSVPEMVLLRKVMKPRLIAIFVGTAATGILLVGWMFNWVF from the coding sequence ATGTTCCAATGGTTGGATAATTTAGTCACCAAAATGGTGGAGGGCTGGTTCGGGCTGGCAATGGATTCGCAGCTGGGCGGCAGTGTTCATTTCTTTTTTTACGACACGGTCAAAATTCTGATCCTGCTGTCGCTGATGATTTTCGGAATTTCGTATCTGCGCACCTTTTTTCAGCCGCAGAAAACGAAGGTGATGCTGGAAAAAATTAACGGGCCGAAGGCGCATGTGGCGGCTTCGCTGCTCGGCATTATTACGCCGTTTTGTTCCTGTTCGTCGGTGCCGATTTTTATCGGTTTCATTGAAGCGGGTATTCCGCTGGGGATCACCTTTTCGTTTCTGGTTACTTCGCCGATTGTGAACGAAGCCGCCTTTGCGGTGCTGTGGGCGGCATTCGGCTGGAAGGTGGCGGTCGCGTATGCCGTGATGGGTGTTTTGATCGGGGTGGTGAGCGGCATGATTATCGGGCGCTTTAAACCGGAGAACCATTTGGAGCCGGAAGTTTTCACGGGCGAGGGGTTTAATAAAACCAGGCCGGATATGACGCAGAAGGAGCGGCTGGCTTTTGCGGGCGAACACGTCTGGGATATTCTCAAAAAAATCTGGCTGTATCTATTGATCGGTATCGGCATCGGTGCGGCCATTCACGGTTGGGCACCGGAGAATATTCTGGCGAAATATGCCGGCAGCGATAATCCGTTGAGTGTGGTGATTGCGGTGGCTGCCGGGGTTCCGCTTTATGCCAATGCCATCGGCACGATTCCGATTGCGGAAGCGCTGATCGGGAAAGGCGTGGGGCTCGGAACGGCATTGGCTTTCATGATGGCGGTGACGGCGCTTTCGGTTCCGGAAATGGTGTTGTTGCGTAAGGTGATGAAGCCGCGGCTGATTGCTATTTTCGTGGGCACTGCCGCGACCGGAATTCTGCTGGTGGGCTGGATGTTTAACTGGGTGTTTTAA
- a CDS encoding methyltransferase domain-containing protein has protein sequence MEVLSKTDKHNAVSEYYGQTLEKSDDLKTNACCTVGAYPDYIQTPLGMIHEEVTGKYYGCGLTLPQELQGRRILDLGSGSGRDCYIAAFLAGPDGHVVGIDMTDEQLDVANRYVGYHMEKFGHGRPNVEFRKGLIEKLDAAGLEDNSFDIVISNCVINLCPDKEAALREIHRVLKPGGEFYFSDVYSDRRIPVNLQDDPVLYGECLSGALYEGDFIRLARRQGFNDPREVTRDPITIENRHVQTLVGSIKFDSITYRLFKLPELEDACEDFGQAVRYKGTLRHSPDVFELDAGHRFEKGRAYPVCGNTFNMLCRSRFAGHFDYFGDASVHFGRMIDCAPVHEADRAAGTDCGC, from the coding sequence ATGGAAGTACTCAGCAAAACCGACAAACATAACGCCGTCAGCGAATACTATGGCCAGACGCTCGAAAAGTCAGACGACCTGAAAACCAATGCCTGCTGTACCGTAGGAGCTTATCCCGACTATATTCAGACTCCGCTTGGCATGATCCATGAAGAAGTGACGGGCAAATATTACGGATGCGGCCTGACGCTTCCGCAGGAACTGCAGGGGAGGCGTATTCTCGATCTGGGTTCCGGCTCGGGACGCGATTGCTATATCGCGGCCTTTCTTGCCGGTCCCGACGGCCATGTGGTGGGGATTGATATGACGGATGAGCAGCTCGACGTCGCCAACCGATATGTTGGTTACCATATGGAAAAGTTCGGTCATGGCCGGCCCAATGTGGAATTCAGAAAAGGCCTGATTGAAAAACTTGATGCCGCCGGCCTGGAAGATAACTCGTTTGACATCGTCATATCCAACTGCGTCATTAACCTCTGCCCCGACAAAGAGGCCGCGCTGCGCGAGATTCATCGTGTACTCAAGCCCGGCGGCGAATTCTATTTTTCCGATGTCTATTCCGACCGGCGCATTCCTGTGAACCTGCAGGATGATCCCGTGTTGTATGGAGAATGTCTCAGCGGTGCGCTTTACGAAGGCGACTTTATCCGTCTCGCCCGCCGGCAGGGATTCAACGATCCGCGCGAAGTGACGCGCGATCCGATCACGATCGAGAACCGCCATGTGCAGACTCTGGTGGGCAGCATCAAATTTGACTCCATCACCTACCGCCTCTTCAAGCTTCCTGAACTGGAAGACGCCTGCGAGGACTTCGGCCAGGCCGTACGTTATAAAGGTACGCTGCGCCACTCGCCGGATGTCTTTGAACTCGATGCCGGGCACCGCTTCGAGAAGGGCCGCGCATATCCCGTGTGCGGCAACACCTTCAACATGCTTTGCCGAAGCCGCTTCGCCGGACATTTCGATTATTTCGGCGATGCGTCTGTCCATTTCGGTCGCATGATTGATTGCGCGCCGGTCCACGAAGCCGATCGCGCTGCAGGAACGGACTGCGGATGCTGA
- a CDS encoding radical SAM protein, translating into MQNSQVVKESGEGCADAGSRPGYIQPHALKELWFHTGTVCNLCCPFCLEGSRPGDDRLQQPSLADLKPFIEESLALGVQQFSFTGGEPFSNSEVIEVLDYALDRNPCLVLTNATEPLAGHLGRLAALIEKPFALQFRVSLDYPNPEKHDAGRGRGNFNLALKTMRQIHRLGFTVSIARQSAPNEDVDAVNRAYQPFFEEAGLPAETPIVVFPEFHEPGSHPDVPHITEHCMTTYKSAEERDRFMCSFSKMVVKKGGRMRVYACTLVDDDEDYDLGGSLHEAMEVRVMLQHHRCYTCFAAGASCSEL; encoded by the coding sequence ATGCAGAATTCGCAAGTCGTGAAGGAGTCCGGGGAGGGGTGTGCTGATGCGGGAAGCCGGCCCGGATACATTCAGCCGCATGCCCTGAAAGAGCTGTGGTTTCACACCGGGACGGTTTGCAACCTGTGCTGTCCGTTCTGTCTGGAAGGCTCCCGGCCGGGCGATGACCGGCTGCAGCAGCCCTCGCTCGCCGATCTGAAGCCGTTCATCGAGGAATCGCTGGCGCTCGGGGTTCAGCAGTTTTCCTTCACCGGAGGGGAGCCCTTCAGTAATTCCGAGGTGATCGAGGTGCTGGATTATGCACTCGACCGGAATCCCTGTCTGGTATTGACCAATGCCACGGAGCCGCTGGCCGGCCATCTCGGCCGACTGGCCGCGCTGATTGAAAAACCGTTTGCGCTGCAGTTTCGCGTCAGTCTTGATTACCCGAATCCGGAAAAGCACGACGCCGGCCGCGGGCGCGGTAATTTCAACCTTGCGCTGAAAACCATGCGGCAGATTCACCGGCTCGGTTTCACGGTTTCGATTGCCCGGCAGAGCGCCCCCAACGAGGATGTCGATGCCGTTAATCGCGCCTATCAACCCTTCTTTGAAGAGGCCGGCCTTCCGGCGGAGACGCCGATCGTGGTGTTTCCCGAATTCCACGAGCCCGGATCCCATCCCGACGTGCCGCATATCACGGAGCACTGCATGACGACCTATAAATCAGCGGAAGAGCGCGACCGCTTTATGTGCAGTTTCAGCAAGATGGTGGTGAAAAAGGGCGGAAGAATGCGCGTCTATGCCTGCACGCTGGTGGATGACGACGAAGACTACGATCTGGGCGGAAGCCTGCACGAAGCGATGGAGGTCCGCGTCATGCTTCAGCATCACCGCTGTTACACCTGTTTTGCGGCCGGCGCGAGCTGCAGTGAACTTTAA
- a CDS encoding type II toxin-antitoxin system VapC family toxin gives MKNAVFDSFALLSFIFNESDADRVAEYFKKALVDKKRIFITTVNWSEVMYRVIRAQGRNAWKTVQTHLHDLPIEIIDADLALSEAAAEFKAEYKMSLADAYAAALTKIKKAELVTGDPEFQPLEEKLKAIVWLKQ, from the coding sequence TTGAAAAACGCGGTATTTGACAGCTTTGCACTGCTCTCTTTCATTTTCAACGAATCCGATGCGGATCGGGTGGCGGAGTATTTCAAAAAGGCCCTGGTGGATAAAAAACGAATTTTTATCACCACGGTTAACTGGTCAGAGGTCATGTATCGGGTGATCCGTGCACAGGGCCGCAACGCATGGAAAACCGTTCAGACCCATCTTCACGATCTGCCCATTGAAATCATTGATGCGGATCTCGCACTTAGTGAAGCGGCGGCAGAATTTAAGGCCGAGTACAAAATGTCGTTGGCCGATGCTTATGCCGCGGCACTGACCAAAATCAAAAAGGCCGAACTGGTCACCGGTGATCCGGAGTTCCAGCCCTTGGAAGAAAAGCTGAAGGCGATTGTTTGGCTGAAGCAGTAA
- a CDS encoding cytochrome c biogenesis CcdA family protein, with product MMGELFSVLTNAVEGTPAIAMIAAMIWGMLSILLSPCHLASIPLIIGFIDDQGKTSTARALGISTLFSVGILVTIAAIGAITAAAGRMMGDLGAYANYVVALIFFYVGLGLLGVVPLSWNRPEQVGKKRKGLLAAFMLGLIFGIALGPCSFAYMAPLLGITFKLGAAQPVYAGSLLLMYGIGHCGVIALAGMSSGWVQKYKAWNQESRGAFKLKKVCGLLVLLGGLYLIYTAP from the coding sequence ATGATGGGTGAGTTATTTTCAGTTTTAACGAATGCGGTGGAGGGGACACCGGCGATTGCGATGATTGCGGCGATGATTTGGGGGATGCTCAGTATATTGCTGAGTCCGTGTCATCTGGCGAGTATTCCGTTGATTATCGGGTTTATTGATGACCAGGGCAAAACCTCAACGGCTCGGGCGCTGGGAATTTCGACGCTGTTTTCCGTAGGCATTCTGGTTACCATCGCGGCCATCGGGGCGATCACGGCGGCGGCAGGACGAATGATGGGCGACCTCGGAGCGTATGCGAACTATGTTGTTGCGCTGATCTTTTTTTATGTCGGACTCGGTTTGCTGGGCGTGGTTCCGCTGAGCTGGAATCGGCCGGAGCAGGTCGGCAAAAAACGCAAAGGCTTGCTGGCCGCTTTTATGCTGGGGCTCATTTTCGGTATTGCGCTCGGACCGTGCTCTTTTGCCTATATGGCGCCGTTGCTCGGAATCACCTTTAAACTGGGGGCCGCGCAGCCGGTCTATGCCGGAAGCCTGCTGCTGATGTATGGCATCGGGCACTGCGGTGTGATTGCGCTGGCAGGGATGTCTTCCGGCTGGGTCCAGAAATATAAGGCCTGGAATCAGGAATCCCGCGGTGCATTCAAACTTAAAAAAGTCTGCGGTCTTCTCGTCCTGCTCGGCGGGCTTTACCTGATTTATACCGCGCCCTGA
- a CDS encoding AbrB/MazE/SpoVT family DNA-binding domain-containing protein, with protein sequence MITAVVTAKGQVVIPAKIRRELGIKPGTRLVFDQKKGSFEVRPITDAYIDSIQGMLQRKAGEKPVTQELIEEHAAEIDREEAEIEKRGI encoded by the coding sequence ATGATTACAGCAGTTGTGACAGCTAAAGGGCAGGTCGTCATTCCCGCAAAAATCCGAAGAGAGCTGGGAATCAAGCCGGGGACACGATTGGTTTTTGATCAAAAAAAAGGTTCGTTTGAGGTGCGCCCGATCACCGATGCCTATATCGATTCCATTCAGGGCATGCTGCAGCGCAAAGCCGGAGAAAAGCCGGTGACCCAGGAACTGATAGAAGAACATGCGGCAGAAATCGACCGCGAGGAGGCTGAAATTGAAAAACGCGGTATTTGA
- a CDS encoding TVP38/TMEM64 family protein, which translates to MDKMKRWIKPLLITAAVAAVLVLGGHYLNLQQRIVEALDWIKGLGPLGMGVFAGLYILACVFFIPGSLLTLGAGSIYGVVTGSILVSVSSTLGATAAFLAGRYVARNRIAKKIEGHARFSAIDDAVAKEGWRIVGLTRLSPIFSFNLLNYAYGLTRISLKEYVLASWLGMLPGTVMYVYLGSLAGDLAALGSETAEAPSAAQWAINILTFVATVLVTVYVTKIARKALATRVVTETQ; encoded by the coding sequence ATGGATAAAATGAAACGCTGGATAAAACCCCTGCTCATTACTGCGGCTGTTGCGGCTGTGCTGGTGCTGGGCGGGCACTATCTGAATTTGCAGCAAAGGATTGTCGAGGCCCTGGACTGGATCAAGGGTCTGGGCCCGCTGGGCATGGGGGTATTTGCGGGGCTGTATATTCTGGCCTGCGTCTTCTTTATCCCCGGCTCGCTGCTGACGCTGGGGGCGGGCAGCATCTATGGCGTGGTGACGGGATCGATTCTGGTTTCGGTGTCCTCAACCCTCGGTGCGACCGCGGCCTTTCTGGCTGGGCGCTATGTGGCCCGCAACAGGATCGCAAAAAAAATCGAAGGCCATGCGCGTTTCAGCGCCATTGATGATGCCGTTGCCAAAGAGGGCTGGCGGATCGTCGGGCTGACGCGCCTGTCGCCGATCTTTTCGTTCAACCTGCTGAATTATGCCTATGGCCTCACCCGCATTTCGCTGAAGGAATATGTACTGGCTTCGTGGCTCGGGATGCTGCCCGGTACGGTGATGTATGTCTACCTCGGTTCGTTGGCGGGTGATTTGGCCGCGCTCGGATCGGAGACCGCCGAGGCCCCGTCTGCGGCGCAGTGGGCGATTAATATACTGACGTTTGTCGCCACGGTTCTCGTGACGGTATACGTCACGAAGATTGCCAGGAAAGCTTTGGCGACACGAGTGGTTACTGAGACGCAATAG
- a CDS encoding HEPN domain-containing protein translates to MKLNHTNLKLKHRESRWRLPEPTNLRIHRGLSWLQAAEATDDIDTRFILLWVSFNSIYARDFDVHETFGEKGRLNRYLGQLVKLDQSDLLFHVVWKNYSDKFCRFSMRVYGYIMSFY, encoded by the coding sequence GTGAAACTAAACCACACAAATCTTAAGCTGAAACATCGGGAATCGCGCTGGCGATTGCCCGAACCCACGAATCTGCGGATACATCGGGGGCTCAGCTGGCTGCAGGCCGCCGAAGCAACCGATGATATCGACACGCGTTTTATACTGCTCTGGGTCTCCTTCAATTCCATCTATGCCCGCGACTTTGATGTCCACGAAACCTTCGGCGAAAAGGGCCGGTTAAACCGCTATCTCGGGCAGCTGGTCAAGCTCGACCAAAGCGACCTGCTGTTTCACGTGGTCTGGAAAAACTATTCCGACAAATTTTGCCGGTTTAGCATGCGAGTATATGGATATATTATGAGTTTTTATTGA
- a CDS encoding ZIP family metal transporter: MTDFFMQFHPVVQALIATLFTWGVTAAGAALVFMPGLVKPKFMDCMLGFAAGVMIAASFWSLLAPGIEMAEGLGHTPWLTAVVGFLGGGIFMRLIDKFLPHLHPGLAMEHSEGVKTSWQRSTLLVLAITLHNIPEGLAVGVAFGAVAAGLPSATLGGALALAIGIGIQNFPEGTAVSMPLRREGMGKWKSFMYGQSSGLVEPVAGVIGAAFVLKMQNILPYALCFAAGAMIFVVVEELIPESQRNEKNIDIVTMATMVGFAVMMILDVALG; the protein is encoded by the coding sequence ATGACCGATTTTTTTATGCAGTTTCATCCGGTGGTTCAGGCGTTGATCGCGACGCTGTTCACCTGGGGGGTAACGGCGGCGGGTGCGGCGCTGGTTTTCATGCCGGGCCTGGTCAAACCGAAATTCATGGATTGCATGCTGGGGTTTGCCGCCGGGGTCATGATTGCCGCGAGTTTCTGGTCGCTGCTGGCCCCGGGAATCGAAATGGCTGAAGGCCTCGGGCATACGCCCTGGCTGACGGCGGTGGTCGGCTTTCTGGGCGGCGGGATATTCATGCGGCTGATCGACAAATTTCTGCCGCATCTGCATCCCGGTCTGGCCATGGAGCACAGCGAAGGGGTGAAGACCTCCTGGCAGCGCAGCACCCTGCTGGTGCTGGCGATCACGCTGCATAACATTCCGGAAGGGCTCGCCGTGGGGGTGGCCTTTGGTGCGGTTGCGGCCGGACTGCCTTCCGCCACCCTCGGCGGCGCGCTGGCGCTGGCCATCGGCATCGGCATCCAGAACTTTCCCGAAGGCACTGCGGTCTCCATGCCGCTGCGCCGCGAAGGTATGGGCAAATGGAAGAGCTTCATGTATGGCCAGTCCTCCGGATTGGTTGAGCCGGTGGCCGGGGTGATCGGGGCCGCGTTTGTGCTGAAGATGCAGAATATCCTGCCCTATGCGCTTTGTTTTGCGGCCGGCGCGATGATCTTTGTGGTCGTCGAAGAGCTGATTCCGGAATCTCAGCGCAACGAAAAAAATATCGATATCGTCACCATGGCGACCATGGTCGGTTTTGCGGTTATGATGATTCTCGACGTCGCTTTGGGATAA
- a CDS encoding sulfite exporter TauE/SafE family protein — protein MDHMLIPALVFLVISMLISMLGMGGGILYVPILLLAGFDISSAPSISLILIAATSLAVLPGSAGHAVQGQVDRRTGGQPDIAFHEQGPLEKMVWSGGLDYCDTNGGSMGHEIKTENGEVHRFENRKLD, from the coding sequence ATGGATCACATGCTCATTCCGGCGCTGGTTTTTCTGGTGATCTCGATGCTCATTTCGATGCTCGGGATGGGCGGAGGCATTTTGTATGTCCCGATTTTGCTATTGGCCGGATTTGATATTTCGTCAGCGCCGTCAATCAGCCTGATTCTGATTGCAGCAACCTCGCTCGCGGTGTTGCCGGGTAGTGCAGGGCATGCCGTACAGGGGCAGGTTGATCGGCGGACGGGTGGGCAGCCGGATATCGCTTTCCATGAACAAGGCCCGCTTGAAAAAATGGTTTGGAGTGGCGGTTTGGATTATTGCGATACGAATGGCGGCTCAATGGGTCATGAAATAAAAACAGAAAACGGTGAGGTGCATCGTTTCGAGAACAGGAAACTGGATTGA
- a CDS encoding sigma-70 family RNA polymerase sigma factor, whose translation MYSENEPQQWLEEHGDALFSYALSRLKNRSSAEDAVQETLLAALRSQDRFSGSSSVRTWLIGILKHKIVDLIRKEGREQPIDEIETFETPEEEFFDRKGRWRIKPVEWKVHPDRVLEQKEFMGVLFQCLEHLPDRLHRLFVLRELEEQDSALVCKELGITPTNLWVMLHRARMRLRGCLTENWFGAGT comes from the coding sequence ATGTATTCAGAAAACGAACCGCAGCAATGGCTGGAGGAACACGGCGATGCCCTGTTCAGCTATGCGCTGAGCCGCCTGAAAAACCGAAGCTCCGCCGAAGATGCGGTTCAGGAAACCCTTCTGGCCGCCCTTCGTTCGCAGGATCGTTTTTCCGGCAGTTCCTCCGTCCGCACCTGGCTCATCGGCATTCTTAAACATAAGATTGTCGACCTGATCCGCAAGGAGGGGCGTGAGCAGCCGATCGATGAGATTGAAACGTTCGAAACTCCGGAAGAGGAGTTTTTCGATCGCAAGGGGCGGTGGCGCATCAAGCCGGTTGAGTGGAAGGTGCATCCTGACCGGGTTCTCGAACAGAAGGAATTCATGGGGGTGCTTTTCCAATGCCTGGAACATCTGCCCGACCGTCTGCACCGCCTGTTTGTGCTGCGAGAGCTGGAAGAGCAGGATTCGGCTTTGGTCTGTAAGGAACTGGGCATCACCCCGACCAATCTGTGGGTGATGCTGCACCGCGCGCGCATGCGCCTGCGCGGCTGCCTGACGGAAAACTGGTTCGGAGCAGGAACATAA
- a CDS encoding zf-HC2 domain-containing protein, whose product MRTCKEISTLVSESLDRELSLRERMAMRVHLMMCSLCRTYSRQIGQLRSILQGAAKAEPPPEPLPEEVRQRIRQRLSDESR is encoded by the coding sequence ATGCGGACGTGTAAGGAAATTTCAACGCTGGTGTCGGAATCGCTGGATCGGGAGCTCTCGCTTCGCGAACGCATGGCGATGCGGGTGCATCTGATGATGTGCTCTCTCTGCCGAACCTACAGCCGCCAGATCGGGCAGCTTCGTTCGATCCTTCAAGGGGCCGCGAAAGCCGAGCCCCCTCCGGAGCCGCTTCCTGAAGAAGTCCGGCAGCGCATCCGGCAGCGTCTCTCCGACGAATCCCGCTAA
- a CDS encoding thioredoxin family protein produces the protein MKKIIPIVLLVIAVVAVVGLKNRKHADPETAGCEGGICTLPFPAEKMMPEGAVAETAVETPLPKLLDLGAGKCIPCKAMAPILDEMKETFSGQLDVEFIDVWENEGAGEKYGIRMIPTQIFFDAEGNELFRHEGFYAREDMLAKWQELGYEFAVKENHEIH, from the coding sequence ATGAAAAAAATTATACCGATTGTATTGCTGGTTATCGCCGTCGTGGCGGTGGTGGGCCTCAAGAACAGAAAGCATGCGGATCCGGAAACAGCCGGCTGCGAAGGCGGTATCTGCACCTTGCCGTTCCCGGCGGAAAAGATGATGCCGGAAGGGGCTGTGGCGGAAACGGCGGTGGAAACGCCGCTGCCGAAGCTGCTGGATCTCGGTGCGGGAAAGTGTATTCCGTGCAAAGCGATGGCTCCGATTCTGGATGAAATGAAGGAGACTTTTTCCGGGCAGCTTGATGTTGAATTTATCGATGTCTGGGAAAATGAAGGGGCGGGGGAGAAATACGGTATCCGAATGATCCCGACGCAGATTTTCTTTGATGCCGAGGGGAATGAGCTGTTCCGCCACGAAGGCTTTTATGCCCGGGAGGACATGCTCGCGAAGTGGCAGGAACTCGGATACGAATTTGCAGTTAAGGAAAACCACGAAATACACTAA